The Doryrhamphus excisus isolate RoL2022-K1 chromosome 1, RoL_Dexc_1.0, whole genome shotgun sequence genome includes a window with the following:
- the palm3 gene encoding paralemmin-3, translating to MDEAEKYKQRLEAIAEKRRLQEEQERAKREMEDEKLRLQQLKRKSLRDQWLMEGAPLSPSSQDSQSPRSFPSASPEVGENRSKSEEVSGEEEEEETTVGQMEAVEMEEDGVEMLRGAVLQNGDDNNTKRSGKVHADVKASQTSWRRDEDGIANGGRDLKEGHVSQHDGDLELWNSQASTTNGPIEENAESSLLVNVPTLSHTELDEGVVVMRAERVIITDDEEEDVTPQEEQQYKESPHSAVETVEKVKVSLEASIESVRNEQTGTNEDNQMEGSASVVVMQSTAAPLDGPPVAPVPVYSESQPSDAPQAEVEITETADSSSLKASDDSIAKASQFHEVPLSDTQENRTTEAEPDEQVPLLEEVKAPSVQREESTTASDSQPSGTETRGEAIQEPKKKSCECCSVM from the exons ATGGATGAAGCGGAGAAGTACAAACAGCGTCTGGAGGCCATTGCT GAGAAGCGGCGGctgcaggaggagcaggagcgAGCCAAAAGAGAGATGGAGGATGAAAAACTGAGACTGCAGCAGCTCAAG AGGAAGTCTCTGAGGGATCAATGGTTGATGGAGGGAGCTCCTTTGTCTCCATCCTCCCAGGATTCCCAAAGCCCACGCTCTTTTCCATCGGCATCTCCGGAGGTGGGAGAGAACAG ATCAAAGAGTGAAGAGGTGTCaggggaagaggaggaagaagagaccACAGTGGGCCAAATG GAAGCAGTGGAAATGGAAGAGGATGGAGTGG AAATGTTACGAGGTGCCGTTCTGCAGAATGGAGACGACAACAACACAAAGAGATCAG GGAAAGTTCACGCTGACGTGAAGGCGAGCCAAACCTCATGGCGGCGGGATGAAGATGGAATTGCCAATGGCGGCAGAGACTTGAAGGAAGGACACGTCAGTCAACATGATGGAGATTTGGAGCTTTGGAACTCTCAGGCCAGCACCACAAATGGACCAATCGAGGAGAACGCTGAGTCGAGTCTGCTTGTTAACGTGCCAACTCTGAGCCACACGGAGCTGGATGAAGGGGTCGTGGTCATGAGGGCAGAACGCGTGATCATCACagatgatgaggaggaagatgtcACACCACAAGAGGAGCAGCAGTACAAGGAAAGTCCGCATTCAGCAGTAGAAACGGTTGAGAAGGTGAAAGTATCTCTGGAGGCTTCCATTGAATCAGTTAGGAACGAGCAAACGGGAACAAATGAGGACAACCAAATGGAAGGTTCAGCATCTGTGGTGGTGATGCAATCGACAGCCGCCCCTCTAGACGGCCCCCCAGTAGCTCCTGTGCCGGTTTACTCTGAATCACAACCTTCAGATGCGCCACAAGCTGAAGTAGAAATCACAGAAACAGCTGACTCGTCTTCCTTAAAAGCCTCAGACGACAGCATCGCTAAGGCCTCTCAGTTCCACGAAGTTCCCCTCAGCGATACTCAGGAGAACCGCACAACGGAGGCAGAACCTGACGAGCAGGTCCCCCTCCTGGAGGAGGTCAAAGCTCCAAGCGTGCAGAGGGAAGAGTCTACCACGGCTTCCGATAGCCAGCCGTCTGGCACAGAAACACGAGGAGAGGCGATACAGGAGCCTAAAAAGAAAAGCTGCGAGTGCTGCAGTGTCATGTAA